A stretch of Shewanella dokdonensis DNA encodes these proteins:
- a CDS encoding radical SAM protein, whose translation MHLSSLINAIKYSLYSDRSKRKLQKPIVIQFPVIDICNSRCKMCRIWENKKSNDITVDDLRDGLSSDLFSQVEGIGFNGGEPTLRDDLIELVEVVLDKLPNLKQISLITNAFKYLQVIDKIESMGKLVKSRGKHFDVMVSLDGYGEIHDRVRGRSGNFEHAKKVLAFLSEFDAVDNVRIGCTVIRDNVLHLADLFEFCVEHGLYIKYRQGVSHQRLYTQNLLDPYALTFEEKYEFVEFLEGLIKYYEPSVMQRFFYRSLIDQILYGKPRTAGCDWQHRGATITSKGELAYCAVKSKALMTNIAHGDPMQAYFGNRDHLQDILSNECDDCHHDYVGIPEPAEYRRLLSMRIEERFRLKEKLRRIPGFQRLNKLKLHRRYRVKLEYYRQQPKSSVESQIPNKQVLICGWYGTETLGDKGIIGGVMHTLRAQLGEDIHFTVVALYPYISEMTRRQMPEFRNSRIVNPEEGIALAASMDYVIFGGPLWLLNL comes from the coding sequence ATGCATTTATCTTCACTGATCAACGCAATAAAGTATTCTTTGTATAGTGATCGCTCTAAGCGTAAACTACAAAAGCCCATCGTTATTCAATTCCCTGTTATCGATATTTGTAACTCTCGTTGTAAAATGTGTCGTATTTGGGAAAATAAAAAAAGTAATGATATTACAGTTGATGATTTGCGTGATGGATTAAGTAGTGATCTATTCAGTCAGGTTGAGGGAATAGGTTTCAATGGCGGAGAACCAACACTTCGAGATGATCTTATAGAATTAGTCGAAGTTGTTCTTGATAAACTGCCAAACTTGAAGCAGATATCTCTTATAACAAATGCTTTTAAATATTTACAAGTCATCGATAAAATCGAAAGTATGGGAAAGCTTGTCAAATCCCGCGGTAAGCATTTTGATGTTATGGTTTCACTTGATGGGTATGGTGAAATACATGATCGTGTTCGAGGTCGTAGCGGTAATTTTGAACATGCGAAGAAAGTTTTAGCGTTTCTTTCTGAATTCGACGCTGTTGATAATGTACGCATCGGTTGTACTGTCATACGTGATAATGTGTTGCATCTTGCTGATTTGTTCGAATTTTGCGTCGAGCACGGCTTATATATCAAATATCGACAAGGTGTATCTCACCAGCGACTCTACACCCAGAATCTGCTTGACCCTTATGCCTTAACATTTGAAGAAAAATATGAGTTTGTAGAATTTCTTGAAGGACTCATTAAGTACTATGAACCAAGTGTGATGCAGCGATTTTTTTATCGTTCCTTGATTGATCAAATCTTGTATGGCAAGCCAAGGACGGCTGGATGCGATTGGCAGCATCGTGGTGCAACGATTACATCCAAAGGAGAGTTGGCTTACTGTGCAGTGAAGAGTAAGGCATTAATGACGAATATTGCGCATGGGGATCCGATGCAGGCATATTTTGGCAATCGAGATCACTTGCAAGATATTTTGAGCAATGAGTGTGATGACTGCCATCATGACTATGTTGGAATTCCAGAACCAGCGGAATATCGTCGCTTGTTGTCAATGCGTATTGAAGAGCGTTTCAGATTAAAGGAAAAACTTCGTCGTATCCCTGGTTTTCAGAGATTGAACAAGCTAAAACTCCATCGACGTTACCGCGTCAAATTAGAATATTACCGCCAGCAACCTAAGTCCTCAGTTGAGTCTCAAATTCCCAATAAACAAGTCCTAATATGTGGTTGGTATGGAACAGAAACTCTTGGTGATAAGGGGATTATTGGCGGTGTAATGCATACTCTAAGAGCTCAACTTGGAGAAGATATTCACTTTACTGTTGTTGCTTTATACCCCTATATTAGCGAGATGACACGTCGTCAAATGCCAGAGTTTCGTAACTCCCGTATCGTTAATCCAGAAGAGGGGATCGCTCTCGCAGCTAGTATGGATTACGTCATCTTTGGGGGCCCCTTATGGCTATTGAACCTCTAG
- a CDS encoding glycosyltransferase family 2 protein, translating to MNCDLSICIPSLNRANYLAEALHSIVEQDHYGLDIEICISNNASDEDYREVEDFICNYTSNNYHIKYVKQGERISLDEHMHYVANMASGEYIYYLGDDDYFYDDAFKTLFELIKVDGVDIAIFNGTPVDADGHTISSGRECELRRFTDIDNAFLNLKGKSTFGAVLFKRDYLNDEYFSSLYGGCHAYTSFWLPLLNRDNRHVLIVMPKDPVVYLRMAVKNYKVAAVYYHSIPYHLQSFRHLVVNKDSLVLVNKIIKQVETRNGSIKFMCSLMRKDVLFSDIPTISISMYIKMYCISFINQFYLFKS from the coding sequence ATGAATTGCGATTTAAGTATATGTATTCCAAGTTTGAATAGAGCTAATTATCTAGCTGAAGCTCTTCATTCTATTGTAGAACAAGATCATTATGGGTTGGATATAGAAATCTGTATCTCTAATAATGCCTCAGATGAAGATTATAGAGAGGTAGAGGATTTCATATGTAACTATACATCAAATAATTATCATATAAAGTATGTGAAACAGGGAGAAAGAATTTCCCTTGATGAACATATGCACTATGTAGCGAATATGGCATCTGGGGAATATATATATTATCTTGGTGATGATGATTATTTTTATGATGATGCTTTTAAAACATTATTTGAATTGATAAAAGTTGATGGTGTTGATATTGCTATATTTAATGGTACCCCAGTAGATGCTGATGGACATACTATTAGTTCGGGTAGAGAATGTGAGCTAAGACGATTTACGGATATAGATAATGCCTTTCTAAACTTAAAAGGGAAAAGTACATTTGGTGCGGTATTATTTAAACGAGACTATTTAAACGATGAATATTTTTCATCACTTTATGGCGGATGTCATGCTTATACTAGTTTTTGGTTGCCTCTACTGAATAGAGATAATCGGCATGTTCTTATTGTTATGCCCAAAGACCCTGTGGTTTATTTGCGAATGGCTGTTAAAAATTATAAGGTAGCAGCTGTCTATTATCACTCAATACCCTACCATTTGCAGTCATTTCGTCACCTAGTTGTAAACAAAGATTCTTTGGTTCTAGTCAATAAAATTATTAAACAAGTTGAGACTAGAAATGGGTCTATAAAATTTATGTGTTCATTGATGAGAAAAGATGTTTTATTTTCAGATATACCAACAATTAGTATATCTATGTATATAAAAATGTATTGCATATCTTTTATCAATCAATTTTATTTATTCAAAAGCTAA
- a CDS encoding flippase: MNIQNMNVESGLAKVLRNFGWLFIDKATKLIVGFFVSVLIARYLGAEALGSLSYALAYTALFQAMANFGLDAIAVRDMARNYDKSGKVLNNIFVIKAILALLFVSLGVVIAFAFLRQHVFVISIVIFSIFFSLGNVIDLYYQSISGSKYTVISKFKSYAICVIARLLIVYCSFGAVYIFLMIPIEALLSTFFLFSKAKSSIGLKFIKLKDFDKEYAVNMIKESWPLALSAVSIIVFMRIGVFFIEKFKDTHSVGIYAVGTNLAEISYFIPTLLVTSFAPLLAKAKATNIMMYTSRVKMVIRYMFYGAIGISVIFGLLGYILLPILYGAEYVQSKYVFAIHVLTLIPVSLGCAQSLWIVNANKTKITLWQTFLAAILSFILNIILVPMYGVIGAAIATLTTQVFQSFIFHVFLCRELFFLTWKTILFR; this comes from the coding sequence ATGAATATTCAAAATATGAATGTTGAAAGTGGGCTCGCCAAAGTTCTTAGAAACTTTGGCTGGCTTTTCATTGATAAAGCAACAAAACTAATTGTTGGCTTTTTTGTTAGTGTTTTAATCGCAAGATACTTAGGAGCCGAAGCCCTAGGCAGTCTTTCTTATGCATTAGCATATACTGCATTATTCCAGGCTATGGCTAATTTTGGCCTTGATGCCATCGCAGTGAGAGATATGGCAAGAAATTATGATAAGAGTGGGAAAGTTTTAAATAATATTTTTGTAATCAAGGCTATATTAGCCTTGTTATTTGTTTCTCTTGGCGTGGTAATTGCTTTTGCTTTCCTTAGGCAACATGTTTTTGTGATTTCAATAGTCATATTTTCGATATTTTTTTCACTAGGGAATGTTATAGATTTATACTATCAAAGTATAAGTGGCAGTAAATATACTGTTATATCTAAATTTAAATCATATGCGATATGTGTTATTGCTAGATTGCTAATTGTCTATTGCTCTTTCGGTGCTGTATATATATTCCTAATGATACCAATTGAAGCTCTTTTATCTACATTTTTTCTATTCTCGAAGGCAAAATCTTCAATTGGTCTGAAATTCATTAAACTTAAAGATTTTGATAAAGAATATGCTGTAAATATGATAAAAGAGTCTTGGCCGTTGGCGTTGTCTGCTGTTTCAATTATTGTATTTATGAGAATCGGTGTCTTTTTTATTGAAAAGTTTAAAGATACACACTCTGTAGGGATTTATGCTGTTGGTACTAACCTTGCGGAAATATCATACTTTATTCCAACTCTGCTCGTTACTAGTTTTGCTCCTCTTTTAGCAAAAGCTAAGGCTACTAATATAATGATGTATACATCCAGAGTAAAAATGGTAATCAGATATATGTTTTATGGCGCCATAGGTATTTCAGTTATTTTTGGACTTCTTGGATATATTTTGCTACCTATTCTGTATGGTGCAGAATATGTGCAGAGTAAGTATGTTTTTGCCATTCATGTGCTGACATTAATTCCTGTGTCACTTGGATGTGCTCAAAGTTTGTGGATAGTAAATGCAAATAAAACAAAAATAACGTTATGGCAAACATTTTTAGCTGCTATTCTTAGTTTTATTTTAAATATTATATTAGTACCTATGTATGGTGTCATCGGTGCTGCTATTGCTACGCTTACCACTCAAGTATTTCAATCTTTCATTTTCCATGTTTTTCTATGCCGTGAATTATTTTTTTTGACATGGAAAACTATTCTGTTTAGGTAA
- a CDS encoding NAD-dependent epimerase/dehydratase family protein: MKILITGITGYLGSHLANSLVAQHDVAGTIRISSCTDKLVRKEKIFFINTEQPNWMLHIRAFKPDVIINSAALYGRKGESFSDLIKSNVLFPQSIIEDINEDVVFINCGTSLPSLVSQYSLTKDIFVQIAKMQCELKKIKFINLNIEHFFGANDDKTKFTAYVFERCLGNQKLQLTEANQERDFIYIEDLVEAFKCILESLKKLDTFESIDIGTGKTIKIREFVESVVRITKSQSDIEFGAVPYRDHELMYSCADIRRIRELGWGAKYSLDVALIDMMSK, encoded by the coding sequence ATGAAAATATTAATTACTGGAATAACTGGCTATCTTGGCTCACATCTAGCTAATAGCCTAGTTGCACAACATGATGTAGCAGGAACTATTCGCATTTCCTCTTGCACTGATAAATTAGTTAGGAAGGAAAAAATATTTTTTATTAATACTGAGCAGCCAAATTGGATGCTTCATATACGTGCGTTTAAACCAGATGTAATAATAAATTCGGCTGCTTTATATGGCCGAAAAGGTGAAAGTTTTTCTGATCTGATTAAATCTAATGTCTTATTTCCACAAAGTATTATAGAAGATATTAATGAAGATGTTGTTTTTATAAATTGTGGCACATCACTTCCTTCATTAGTTAGTCAATATTCATTGACAAAAGACATCTTTGTTCAAATCGCAAAAATGCAATGTGAGTTAAAAAAGATTAAATTTATTAATTTAAATATTGAACATTTTTTTGGCGCAAATGATGACAAGACAAAATTTACAGCATATGTATTTGAACGTTGTCTAGGTAATCAAAAGCTACAATTGACAGAAGCAAATCAAGAACGTGATTTTATTTATATTGAAGATTTGGTTGAAGCATTTAAATGTATACTTGAATCATTAAAAAAACTTGATACTTTTGAGAGTATAGATATTGGTACAGGAAAAACAATAAAGATTAGAGAGTTCGTTGAGTCAGTCGTGAGAATTACTAAAAGTCAATCTGATATTGAATTTGGAGCAGTGCCATATCGAGATCACGAACTAATGTACAGTTGTGCTGATATACGCCGAATACGTGAACTTGGATGGGGTGCTAAATATTCTTTAGATGTTGCTTTAATAGATATGATGAGTAAATAA
- the rfbH gene encoding lipopolysaccharide biosynthesis protein RfbH — protein MGEYIGVPHVLTTTSGSSANLLALTALTSHKLGERALKPGDEVITVAAGFPTTVNPTIQNGLIPVFVDVDIPTYNIDTALIEAAVSEKTKAIMVAHTLGNPFNLAEVRKVADKYNLWLVEDCCDALGTKYDGQMVGTFGDIGTVSFYPAHHITMGEGGAVFTKSKKLKVIIESLRDWGRDCYCAPGCDNTCGKRFGQQFGSLPQGYDHKYTYSHLGYNLKITDMQAACGLAQLERIEEFVEKRKSNFVYLKSGLSSCEEFLELPEATPNSEPSWFGFPITLKETSGVSRVELVKFLDEAKIGTRLLFAGNLIRQPYFVGRNYRVVGELGNTDRVMNQTFWIGIYPGLTQSHLDYVISKFEEFFGLNF, from the coding sequence TTGGGTGAATACATTGGTGTCCCTCATGTACTGACCACAACTTCAGGCTCTTCTGCAAACCTGTTAGCATTAACTGCACTGACATCTCACAAGTTAGGTGAGCGTGCATTAAAGCCTGGTGATGAAGTTATTACCGTTGCAGCGGGCTTCCCTACTACCGTTAACCCAACCATTCAAAATGGGCTTATTCCGGTTTTTGTTGATGTAGATATCCCTACCTACAATATCGATACAGCCTTGATTGAAGCGGCAGTATCCGAAAAAACCAAAGCTATTATGGTGGCGCATACCTTAGGTAATCCGTTCAATCTCGCTGAAGTTCGCAAAGTTGCCGATAAATACAACCTCTGGTTGGTGGAAGACTGCTGTGATGCGTTAGGTACGAAGTATGATGGTCAAATGGTAGGTACTTTTGGAGATATTGGTACAGTGAGTTTTTACCCTGCTCATCATATCACTATGGGTGAAGGCGGTGCTGTATTTACTAAATCTAAAAAACTGAAAGTGATTATTGAATCACTCCGTGATTGGGGCCGGGATTGCTATTGCGCGCCAGGTTGTGATAACACCTGTGGTAAGCGTTTTGGTCAACAATTTGGTTCATTACCACAAGGATATGATCACAAATACACATACTCACATTTAGGATACAATCTTAAAATTACAGACATGCAAGCAGCATGTGGTTTAGCTCAATTAGAGCGAATTGAAGAGTTTGTAGAAAAACGTAAATCGAACTTTGTATACTTAAAATCTGGTTTAAGTAGTTGTGAAGAGTTCCTAGAACTTCCTGAGGCAACACCTAATTCAGAACCTTCCTGGTTTGGTTTCCCTATTACGTTAAAAGAAACTAGTGGTGTTAGCAGAGTTGAACTAGTCAAGTTTCTTGATGAGGCTAAGATTGGTACTCGGCTGCTTTTTGCTGGTAACTTAATTCGCCAACCTTACTTTGTTGGTCGTAATTATCGGGTTGTGGGAGAATTGGGAAATACTGATCGTGTTATGAATCAGACCTTTTGGATTGGCATTTATCCTGGTTTAACTCAATCTCATTTAGATTATGTCATTTCAAAATTTGAAGAGTTTTTTGGATTGAATTTTTAG
- the rfbG gene encoding CDP-glucose 4,6-dehydratase — protein MAIDKAFWQGKRVFVTGHTGFKGSWLSLWLEDMGAVVRGYSLSVPTIPSLFEQANVSDGLLSEEGDIRDHLHIRQSMADFKPEIVFHLAAQPLVRLSYEDPVETYSTNVMGTVYVLEAVRAVGSVKAVVNITSDKCYENREWVWGYRENEAMGGYDPYSNSKGCAELVASAYRNSFLILKIMTSMGLH, from the coding sequence TTGGCAATTGATAAAGCGTTCTGGCAGGGAAAGCGTGTTTTTGTTACTGGTCATACGGGGTTTAAGGGAAGTTGGCTATCTCTTTGGCTTGAGGATATGGGGGCTGTAGTTAGGGGATATTCTCTTTCAGTACCTACCATACCAAGCTTATTTGAGCAGGCAAATGTTAGTGACGGATTGCTATCCGAGGAAGGCGATATCCGTGACCATTTACACATCCGTCAGTCAATGGCCGATTTCAAACCAGAAATTGTTTTTCATTTAGCTGCACAGCCGCTGGTAAGGCTTTCCTACGAAGATCCTGTAGAAACATATTCGACTAATGTAATGGGGACCGTGTATGTTCTAGAAGCCGTACGTGCTGTTGGTAGTGTAAAAGCCGTAGTGAATATTACTAGCGATAAATGTTATGAAAATCGAGAATGGGTTTGGGGCTATCGTGAAAATGAAGCTATGGGAGGATATGATCCATACTCGAACAGTAAGGGATGCGCTGAACTGGTTGCTTCAGCCTATCGTAATTCTTTTTTAATCCTAAAGATTATGACAAGCATGGGGTTGCATTAG
- the rfbF gene encoding glucose-1-phosphate cytidylyltransferase → MKAVILAGGLGTRISEETVVKPKPMIEIGGKPILWHILKMYSAYGINDFIICCGYKGYVIKEYFANYFLHMSDVTFNMRDNHMDVHHRRAEPWNITLVDTGEQSMTGGRLKRVEEHLRDEDAFLFTYGDGVADVDISATIDFHRKHGKLATLTAAYPPGRFGALDMKDGQVMSFKEKPKGDGSMVNGGFFVLSPKVIDFIDGDLTTWEQKPLMQLAEQGQLMAYEHEGFWQPMDTLRDKHYLEELWQNNKAPWKVWE, encoded by the coding sequence ATGAAAGCAGTTATTCTTGCTGGGGGCCTTGGTACTCGTATTAGTGAGGAAACGGTTGTTAAGCCAAAGCCAATGATAGAGATTGGTGGAAAACCAATTCTTTGGCATATTTTAAAAATGTACTCTGCATATGGTATTAATGATTTTATTATCTGTTGTGGCTATAAAGGTTATGTAATTAAAGAGTACTTTGCCAATTACTTCCTGCACATGTCCGATGTTACATTTAATATGCGTGACAATCATATGGATGTTCATCATCGTCGTGCAGAACCATGGAATATTACATTAGTGGATACCGGAGAGCAGTCTATGACTGGTGGACGACTCAAACGTGTTGAAGAGCATCTTAGAGATGAAGATGCATTCTTGTTCACCTATGGCGACGGCGTCGCAGATGTTGATATCAGCGCTACAATAGATTTTCACCGTAAGCATGGCAAATTAGCTACTTTGACTGCGGCATATCCGCCTGGACGATTCGGAGCACTTGACATGAAAGATGGGCAAGTTATGTCTTTCAAGGAAAAGCCGAAAGGTGATGGCTCAATGGTCAATGGAGGTTTTTTCGTATTAAGTCCAAAAGTAATTGATTTTATTGATGGAGATTTAACTACATGGGAACAAAAGCCGCTAATGCAATTAGCTGAACAAGGTCAGCTTATGGCTTATGAACATGAAGGCTTTTGGCAACCAATGGATACGCTTAGAGATAAACACTATCTTGAGGAACTTTGGCAGAATAATAAAGCACCTTGGAAAGTTTGGGAGTAA
- a CDS encoding FAD-binding oxidoreductase — MAFKVQLQPSGVIYSSENKLLEDALTQNIVLEHSCKTGTCGVCRAEIIEGIVENEVGELVTTGHILTCCSKAKSDISLIANYYPELAEIKSQTVPCKVSRVENITDDILVIHFRFPPAIKFNYLAGQYIDLSYQGIRRSYSIANSKNNLNEIELHIRKVQDGKMSNLLFLA, encoded by the coding sequence ATGGCATTTAAAGTACAACTCCAGCCGTCAGGAGTTATATACAGTAGCGAAAACAAGTTGCTCGAAGATGCTCTAACACAAAATATTGTGTTAGAGCATAGTTGTAAAACGGGAACGTGCGGTGTTTGTCGAGCTGAAATAATTGAAGGTATAGTTGAAAATGAGGTGGGCGAATTAGTGACCACTGGTCATATACTCACTTGTTGCTCCAAGGCAAAATCAGATATTTCTTTAATCGCCAATTATTATCCTGAGTTGGCTGAAATAAAATCGCAAACTGTGCCATGTAAAGTTTCCAGAGTTGAAAATATTACTGATGATATTTTAGTAATTCATTTTCGATTTCCTCCTGCAATTAAATTCAATTATCTAGCTGGACAATATATTGATCTGAGTTATCAGGGGATCCGTCGTAGTTATTCTATTGCTAATTCTAAAAATAATTTAAATGAAATTGAACTTCATATTCGTAAAGTTCAAGATGGTAAAATGTCTAATCTCCTTTTTCTAGCTTAA
- the wecA gene encoding UDP-N-acetylglucosamine--undecaprenyl-phosphate N-acetylglucosaminephosphotransferase: MASMFFIKDSQTLNIYFVSAAMLLFLGVLDDKYDLSVRLRLASQIIVASMMIFGAGYYLHSLGSILGFQVYLGAVGTIVTIIAVIGAINAFNMVDGIDGLAGMLSLITFAALAFLLSRVNNDWYLLPVLFIASIIAYLMFNLSWPKNFGKIFMGDAGSMLIGLTVVWLLVIGTEGSVKAFRPVTALYLIAIPLMDMTSIMYRRIRKGVSPFQPDRNHLHHIFERAGFNRRQTLAIISMMGASLAIIGCLSEIYAVPEWIMFTCFMAMFLSYTWILTHIWQVLSWFRKPS, translated from the coding sequence ATGGCGTCGATGTTTTTTATCAAAGATAGCCAAACACTTAATATCTATTTCGTTTCCGCGGCCATGCTACTGTTCTTGGGCGTGCTTGATGATAAGTACGATTTATCCGTCAGACTGAGGTTGGCATCTCAGATTATTGTGGCTTCCATGATGATTTTTGGTGCTGGCTATTATCTTCATAGCTTAGGTTCAATTCTTGGCTTTCAAGTTTATCTGGGGGCCGTTGGGACGATAGTCACCATCATCGCGGTGATTGGTGCCATCAATGCCTTCAATATGGTGGATGGTATCGACGGCCTTGCTGGAATGCTCAGTTTGATCACTTTTGCGGCTTTGGCGTTTTTACTTAGCCGGGTGAATAACGATTGGTATTTGCTGCCGGTACTGTTTATAGCATCTATTATTGCCTATTTAATGTTCAATCTGAGTTGGCCGAAAAACTTCGGCAAAATTTTTATGGGTGATGCTGGTAGTATGCTGATTGGTTTAACTGTTGTGTGGCTACTGGTGATAGGTACTGAGGGTAGTGTTAAAGCCTTCAGACCCGTTACTGCTTTGTATTTAATCGCTATCCCACTAATGGATATGACGTCCATTATGTATCGGCGCATTAGAAAGGGCGTGTCGCCGTTTCAGCCTGATCGTAATCATTTGCATCATATTTTTGAACGTGCGGGATTCAATCGTCGTCAGACTTTGGCAATCATCTCTATGATGGGGGCAAGTTTAGCTATTATCGGATGTTTATCAGAAATCTACGCTGTTCCTGAGTGGATAATGTTTACTTGTTTTATGGCGATGTTCTTATCTTATACATGGATATTGACACATATCTGGCAAGTCTTGAGTTGGTTTAGAAAGCCAAGTTAA